Sequence from the Candidatus Dependentiae bacterium genome:
ATGAAAATCGAAATTTGATGTTTTTTGCTTACTCTTATCCTGTTGCTCTTACCCCTCAAAAGGATTTTTTATTATCTCCAATTAATAATGATTTAGCTTTTTTAAATTTGCTTCCTCTTGGAAAAGAAAGTGGGGAAGCTTTAGAGGTTATAAAGGAAAAAGGACGAGAAGTTCTTTTGTATTTGGGTTACAAATTAAAGAGAACTGTTTGAATTACTTTGAAATCCAAAAAGAAGTGCCTTTTTTATTGATTTTCCAATTTTGATGAAGTGTATGTGATCCGCCTTCTTTGGATTTTAAGAATTTGATTATTTCGCTTATAAAATTGGAACTAATCTGAAATTTTACTTTTTCACTGCAAAGCCATTTGATGATTAATCTATTTTGTAAAACTTCATGCGTCGCAAGGAATGTTTTTAAATTACCAATAAGCAGTTTATCATTTTGTTGAAACATATTGATAAATATGTCGTTTGTTAATTGATCTAAAAATTCATTTTCTTTGATGAGCGCGGTAAGAGTATCTTGAAATTTAATATCAAAGCGACTATCGCATTCTCTGAGAGCTGGAATTATATTTTTACGAATGCGATTACGCAGAAATTTTTCACTATAATTACTTTCGTCTTCTATATATGTAAGATTGTTTTCTTTTAAATAATTTAAGATTTCATCTTTTGAAATATCAAGAAGTGGACGAATGTAAAATCCATCTATTTCTTTCATACATGTTAAACCGCTCAAAGTTGTTCCGCGTAAAATTCGCCACAAAAATGTTTCTTGTTGGTCTTGCAAGTGATGTGCAAGTGCTACGAAATCAGCATTATGTTTTTGTACTGATTCATCAAAGAATTGTCTACGTAGGTTTCTTCCGAGTTCTTCTTTGGAGCCATTTGATTTTATAGGATCAAATGAAGATGCATTTACTATCTCGAGTTGTATTTGAAATTGATTACATAAATCTCTGCAAAAATTTTCATCGATTATCGCTTCTTGTCTCCAACCATGATTTAAATGTGCGGCAATAAGTGTGATTTTGTTTTCATGATGAAGATTTTTTAATGCATGAAAAAGAAAAGTAGAGTCGGCACCGCCAGACAAGCCCAAAATTATTTTAGGCTTGCTGGTAGATTTGGTTAATGATAAAACTTTGGTTTTTATTTTTTCTAAAATCATTTTTTAAAGTTATCCATTTGCAGAGATTAAATATTTTTCGATAAAAGGCATAATGTCACCATCAAGTACTAAATCAGGTTGCGGTGATTCCAAATCAGTTCTATGATCTTTTACCATTTTATAAGGGTGAAGAACATAAGAGCGAATTTGAGAGCCCCATTCAATTTTCTTTCTTTCAACTGAAGATTCTTTAGTCTTCTTTTCTTGTTCTTGTACTTCTACTAATTTAGCCATAAGCATTTTCATAGCGGTTTGCTTATTTTGCAGTTGCGATCTTTCATTTTGACATTGAACTACTATTCCTGATGGAATATGTGTTATTCGTACAGCCGAGTCTGTTTTGTTGACGTGTTGTCCACCTTTTCCACCGGCACGGTAAGTATCGACTCGTAAATCTTCATCTTTAATTTCAATTTTAGCATCTGCAATTTCTGGAGTTGCTGTTATAGCGGCAAATGATGTATGTCTTTTTTTGTTTGCATCAAAAGGGGAAATTCTAACTAAGCGATGAATACCATTTTCAGCTTTTAGTAACCCAAAAGCATTTTTACCGCGGATAAATAAAACAGCAGATTTGATTCCTGCTTCTTCACCATCTTGATAATCTAGAACGTCAACTTTGAAACCTTCACGTTCGCAAAATCTTAAATACATTCTAAGAAGGATATTGGCCCAATCCTGGGATTCTGTTCCACCAGCTCCCGAATTTATTGATAAGAAGCAATTATATTTATCTTCTTCTTTGTTTAATAAAAGTTCGATTTTGAATTTGCTAATTTTTCTACAGAGTTGGTGAATCTCTCCTTTTACTTTATTTAACTCGTTTTCATCTTCGCCAAAAAGTTCGATAAGTTCGCAAAGATCTTTAAATGAATTATTGATAGTAGAGTAGTCTTCACGGAGTTCTTTTATGTTTTGGAATTCTTTGGACAAATTTATTTGGTTAGGATGTTTCCAGAACTCTTCAGAATTTATTGTTTGATTTAAAGTGTTGTATTTAT
This genomic interval carries:
- the tilS gene encoding tRNA lysidine(34) synthetase TilS, encoding MILEKIKTKVLSLTKSTSKPKIILGLSGGADSTFLFHALKNLHHENKITLIAAHLNHGWRQEAIIDENFCRDLCNQFQIQLEIVNASSFDPIKSNGSKEELGRNLRRQFFDESVQKHNADFVALAHHLQDQQETFLWRILRGTTLSGLTCMKEIDGFYIRPLLDISKDEILNYLKENNLTYIEDESNYSEKFLRNRIRKNIIPALRECDSRFDIKFQDTLTALIKENEFLDQLTNDIFINMFQQNDKLLIGNLKTFLATHEVLQNRLIIKWLCSEKVKFQISSNFISEIIKFLKSKEGGSHTLHQNWKINKKGTSFWISK
- a CDS encoding peptide chain release factor 2, with the protein product MLIDELREKLKSVEPDLKTINLFWENNKLEDKYNTLNQTINSEEFWKHPNQINLSKEFQNIKELREDYSTINNSFKDLCELIELFGEDENELNKVKGEIHQLCRKISKFKIELLLNKEEDKYNCFLSINSGAGGTESQDWANILLRMYLRFCEREGFKVDVLDYQDGEEAGIKSAVLFIRGKNAFGLLKAENGIHRLVRISPFDANKKRHTSFAAITATPEIADAKIEIKDEDLRVDTYRAGGKGGQHVNKTDSAVRITHIPSGIVVQCQNERSQLQNKQTAMKMLMAKLVEVQEQEKKTKESSVERKKIEWGSQIRSYVLHPYKMVKDHRTDLESPQPDLVLDGDIMPFIEKYLISANG